AAATATAGAAATATCAGCCGGAACTATCCACTTGCAAAATCAAGGTGCGATTACAGCAGAAACAAAATCAGCTAACGGTGGGAATATTCTCCTACAAGTGCAGGACTTGCTGTTGATGCGCCAAAACAGCTTAATATCTACCACTGCTGGGACTGGACAGGCTCCTGGAAATGGTGGGAATATCAAAATTGATGCCAGAAATGGTTTTATTGTTGCTGTTCCCCAGGAAAACAGCGATATTATTGCAAATGCTTTTGCAGGTAAAGGCGGTGTCATTGAAATTAACGCTCAAAGAGTCTTTGGATTAGAATCCCGTGAACAGCTAACTCAACAGAGTGATATTACCGCTTTTTCCCAAACCAATCCGCAACTTAATGGTGTGATTGAAATTAACACACTTGGTATCGACCCGACTCAGGGATTAGTCAATTTACCAAGTGAACCGCGTAGCGTCGAAATTAGTGAAGGTTGCCAAGTAAAACCGACTAATGCAAAACGGGTGCGGTTTGTTAATCGGGGACGTGGAGGAATACCAACCCGCCCCGAAGAACCCCAGAATGTAGAAATGTTTTTGACGAGATGGATTGATTTGGATAATAATGGTATCGAAGCTGAATTAAACAGAATTGTCGGTGAGAATTCTTCACCCACTTATACTATTCTCAATTCCTCAAATGGCGCAACGGGTACAACAACAATTCCTACAAGTTCCACTTGCCAAGGAAAATAATTAAGACAACCAAGAGACTTTTAACGAACTTAGGGGGTTTAAGTCCCCTGCTTCTATCAAGCAGCGCGTTTTGTGTCGGGGTCTAAATCCCCGTCACAAAACTTAATTACGAATTACGAATTACGAATTATTTTAATCCTGATGCCTATTGCCTCTTCAAAAATATCTTAATAGCTGTATATATTTCTCTTTTCTGCACTTTACTATAACCACCATGTTCCGCACCGCGAACAGTATATAGCTGGTTTATCACCCCAGCATTATCCAATACTTGATGGAATCGAGTTGCCTGACTGTAAGGTACAAACGTATCTTTTTCACCATGTATTGTTAAGATAGGGGGTAATCCATGACGGACAAAATTAATAGGAGAAATACTTTTAGCTAGTTCTAATTTTTGTGATGTGATTTGATTACCGAACCACTGTAGAGCAAAGTATTTTTGATGGGAACCAATAAGCAAATCGTTCACATCGGTAATACCCGACCAGTTAATAATAGTTGCAACTTTTAGAGGTTCATTACCAGGACACAATCGGTCAAATTTGGTCACGTTGGGTATAGTTCCTGCTGTGAGTGCGAGATGTCCACCTGCTGAAAACCCTGTTAATACAATCTTTTTGGTATCAAACTTATACTTTACTGCGTTGCGAATAACCCAGCGTAAAGCACATATTGAGTCTTCAACTGCTGCTGGTGCTAGTGCAGTACTGGCTAATCTATAATCGATATTAACTACCGAGAATCCCCAATCGAAATAGGGTGCAAAAAATGGCTCATCCCCGTCATCTTTACTTCCTTTTATCCAGCCTCCACCATGAATAACTATTAATATGGGACGCATACCGGATTTTTTGTTTTGATAAAAGTTGAGTTTTAGCTGATTGTTATTTACTGTATGATAAGTAATATTCCGTTCAATAGTATAGTTGATTCGTGGATTTACTGCTGTTGCAATGCTTGAGAATACTTGAGTAATTAGAAAAATACTAATTAAGTAAATAATCAGAAATTTCCATTTTTTTATACTTAATAAGTTTCCAAGTACTTTTCTCATAGTTAATTAATATTTTCCTTCTTTACAGACTTAATTTTTGGTTGTAAAACTCTATCAGCTATCATCTTCTGCTTAAGAATATCAATCAAAATTTTTGCACCATGCTCAGTTGGGTGAACCCCATCATTGATGCGAACTCGTCCGCGTTTACCAGTATTATCTGCAACGACTGGAGAAAAATTTCCATTGACAGCAAATGCATTCCAAGTATCAATAAATTCGATTTTAGGGTGTGCTTGGGCAACTTTTTTGTAAATACGGTTAAAAATAGGGAAGAATTTGTTATATCGAGCCACATTAGAGATTGGATGTCCCATCCAGTATACTTTCCGCACAGAATAGCTATCAAGCAATCTAGCATAACGCTCTACACGTTCTTCGTAGGCTTTTTCCCAATCAGGTGTTAACTCAGCCCGAAATTTTTTATTAATATCTAGAATACTTTGGTCATCATTCCCACCAAAAACAACTACCATGACATCTGGATTATTTTGTTTTATAAGTTCTCTTGTATGGGAATACCAGTCATAAAAATCAATGCGATTTAGTCCGGTTGAAATTTTGAATGCTATTATAATTTTATCGAAATCATAGTCTGTTTTTCTGACAGAATTCTCAAATGCTACACTGAGAGAATACATAATAGAATCTCCCGTAAGCAAGAAACGTTTGTAGGGTACTTGGTTTGTTAACTTTAGAGTATTTACGATTGGTTGTAATTCAGAACTTCTTGGTAAAAATAATGATTGTACGTGATTTGAGGTAGGCTGTAGTCGAGTTTTTGACTTTGCAGCTAAAAAAGGAGTTGCAAAGATTTCAGGAGATGGTTGTGGTGGTTTGACTTCTAACTTTGGTGATTCTGCAATTTCTTCTGGTTCATTTCCAAATTCTTTAATCCTATTCCAAAATTCTTGTTCAGCTTTACCAAAACCTTCAAGTTTAACTTGTTGTGCGGCTTGTTTGATTTCAGCATTTGCAAGATGACTTGAACTAAGACTTTTTAAGAACACTGGGAAATTAAGAGAAATTAAACTTGCTCCTACTAACCCAGAAAGCATTAAAAATTTAAAGTCTTGCATAGAATTTTTAGAAATTAAAGTAAATAAAAGGTGGAACGGTATTTGGCCCTAATCTAAATACGACATACAGTGTAGTTGAAGCAAATATAGTTTGCAGAATAAGATGTTTATGTGCTAAAGTTTTCTCACAAAAATGGCTGATTTTATCTCCAGCAAAATTCATAATAAAAACCATAGCAAATACTATATATAACTGCCAAGAGTTAAATTGAGATAGCTGATTATTTGAATTTAAATCAAAGACTTGCTGCAAAAAATTAATCGCTGTTTCCCAGCTAGAAGTATTGAAGAATATCCAGCAGATATTAATAAATATAAAAGTACAAAGCCAGTTAAATATAGTTATGTAAAATGCTTGATGTTGCGGATGAGACGATTTTACTGGCGCTTTTAAACTCTTGATTATATCATCACAAATATGTTTTAAAATTAAACCAATTCCATGTAAAGTACCCCAAATAATAAAATTCAAACCAGCGCCATGCCAAAAGCCAGCAATTATCATTGTTAAAAGCAAATTCAAGTATTTTTGGAAGTTGCTTTTGCGTCCGCCTCCCAATGGAATATATAGATAATCTCGCAACCATTCTGATAGACTAATATGCCATCGTCGCCAAAACTCTTGCAAGCTTTGGGCGCGATATGGCATATTGAAGTTTTGTATTGGTTGAAATCCAAGTAATGCAGAAATTGCATTAGCTAAATCTGAGTAGCCACTAAAATCAACGTAGATTAAGCATGAGTAGGCCAGAGTAGCAAGAATTAAGTCGAAGCTAGAGTATTGTTCGGGTAGCTGAAAGGGAAGTTGGGTAAAGTTAAATAGAAAGCTAGATAAAGTATATTTTTTGAATAAGCCTGAGACAATCAAAATCATTACGGATTCAATTTGATAATTATATTTTTCCTGGCTATTGAGTTGTATATAAAATTTCTCTGCCCGTGAAATGGGGCCTGATATAACTTGCGGAAAATAGGTAATATATACGGTGTAATCAAGTAATGATGGGCATTTTAATTGGTTTCTATAACAGTCAACTAGATGGGAGATAATTCTGAAGGTATAGAAGGAAATGCCAATCGGTGTGAGGATTTGTAGTGTTTGGAAGCTAGCTTGAATATGAAAGTTATTTAAGGCTGCATATAAGGAATCAGTGAAAAAGTTGTAATACTTGAAGAAACATAAATAAAGAAGATTAGTGGCAATACCAATAAATAGAAATTGTTTTTTATATGGTGTGCGTTCTATTGATTCGATAATTAGGTAGTTAATAACTATATCGATAAATAGTGATTGTAAAAACTGTAAACCCCAAAATGAATAAAAAATGAGACTGACGCATATTAAATAATATTTATAAGCCGTAACTTGTTTTTTGATAAAGCTGCCAATAGTAAAAACAATGATGAAGAATACTAAGAATTCGTAAGTTGGGAATAACATGACATTCTGTACTAGATAATGATTGTAATGAAAGCTAGGGGTTAAATTTAAATCATAGAGAAGTTATTGACATTTATCTCTACTTGATATGGGGAAACATATAATTGTTTTAATCGCAATTAACCCTGCGATTTTGATTTATTCTTAATCCTTGCCTAATTATTTGCAGTGATTTACAAGAAGGTTCAAAACTTTTATATTTTTGATTAGCATTATGCTGTATGTAAGGTGGTAAATCTTCTTCTTTAACGGGTTTACACTGACTATAAATGAGGCGCATTAATTTTAAGTCAGTTTGATGAATACGTAATGATGAGGATTGATGCTGAATATTTCTGCCAGAAATTTTACCGTCAACTCGCGTATCAAGGTTTTCTACTAAACCACAGATATTTAATTCTCTAGTTACTAGACAAGCACCGAAACATACGTCGGCATTATCCCAGACTTTGATTGTTTCACCAAGTTCGTTTTTGACTTGAGCAACCGACTTAATGTTTTGAGCAGTGTTGATTGTTCCAGCAGAAGCGGCATCTAACACGGTTAAACTGATTATCGAAGTAAAAAGCAATAGTAATTTTTGTGATTTGTCAGTTTGCACTTTCATTTATTGTGTCCTGATTGCTAAGAATTCAATGCAGATATGTTGTTGTAGGGTACTGGTATTTAAGCGATCGCACTTATGGGGTTGGAAAAATGTGATCGCTACAGCTAATGGTTGCAAAGACTAAACTGCAACTACTACCGTACCCCTCACATGTCGATTTAACGTTCCCCAACACGAGGAACATTTGCCCTATCGCTTTCATTACCAAACGGTAGGTTTACCCGTTTTAAAATTCCTGTACGGGTGTCAAGCTGAAATACATACCACACATTACCAAGTTGATCTCTGGGAACTTCAATAGCCCCACCAACAGCAGTTCCCAGGTTTTGTCCTGGGTTATCAGGTAGATCCTTGCCATTATTAAAAAATGTTACTGTCGCGCTGGAGCCTGATAAAGCGGGATCATTAACTGTTTCGCGGTTAGTGTAATTGTGGACATAAAAGCGATAAACACCGTCTTGCAATACTTGGATTCGGGTTTGCTCTGGTCCCGAACCACCTGCGGCTGGAATTACATCTCTGTAAAGGAGTGCATAAGGAGCAGAAGTTAAACTTCCCCTTTCGTCGTAGCGGATGTGAAAACGGACTGGACTATCGGCACCGAGGGATGTCGGGCCTGTGAGATGAGAATCTAAATCAAGCTGTCCAGCAGCTATGGTCTGATTCCAGTCTAAAACAACATCAACAGGCGCTTTGAGAATAAAGTCGTTTCTATCAATGAATTCTGCTTTTTGCTGAATTGAAGGTGTTATCGCACCGCTAAATTGTTGAACTTTAACTGCATTTGAGGTACCAACAGAGTCTTCTCTGGGAGAACGACCTAAATAGTATGCTGCACTACCAATGTGAGAAGAACCTCCTTGAGTGATTGCTTGCAATTGTTGTTGCATTAGTTGATTTCTCAGGTCGTACCAACCATTTTGTTGCGCTGCAATATAACGTTGGTCTTCTGTATAGCCTGTTACATGAGAGTCAATACCTGTCGGAGTAGTAACAATATCCGCTATTCCTCCTACTATGTTTTGATAGAAATTTATAATATTAAGACCACGGATATCTTGCCCAAGTTGACGATTCCGCTCAGTCAGCTTTTCATTCAGTTTTTTAATATCATCAGGTCTTTCAAATTCGTAAATTTTGCCGACTTGTTCAGCTTGCCAAGTTAGCTTTGCCCCTAAACTTGGTACAGGATCGCCTGCAATCTTAACACCAATAACTCGATTACCATATTGCTTTGCAAACTCACTGTCAC
This Nostoc sp. KVJ3 DNA region includes the following protein-coding sequences:
- a CDS encoding lipase family protein — translated: MRKLLLAISIALATIVTPATYAKAQQNLVTGEKLDVNACIADFYTCANIAESANILKVMYRHKQNTDQQAGENAKKILSEPGVGWDKGYNRDKIDVVSVDWKALGIPLVDAQAIIARKEVEVSKGGPLKKYYMISLRGTEQLQDWLTNARAIKSENFTENTKVAVGFYDYADEIANTDQFKQLVKEIQASELNKENYEVLVTGHSLGGAASVILKAILENKLPNSKERIQAITFGAPPVGDSEFAKQYGNRVIGVKIAGDPVPSLGAKLTWQAEQVGKIYEFERPDDIKKLNEKLTERNRQLGQDIRGLNIINFYQNIVGGIADIVTTPTGIDSHVTGYTEDQRYIAAQQNGWYDLRNQLMQQQLQAITQGGSSHIGSAAYYLGRSPREDSVGTSNAVKVQQFSGAITPSIQQKAEFIDRNDFILKAPVDVVLDWNQTIAAGQLDLDSHLTGPTSLGADSPVRFHIRYDERGSLTSAPYALLYRDVIPAAGGSGPEQTRIQVLQDGVYRFYVHNYTNRETVNDPALSGSSATVTFFNNGKDLPDNPGQNLGTAVGGAIEVPRDQLGNVWYVFQLDTRTGILKRVNLPFGNESDRANVPRVGER
- a CDS encoding MBOAT family O-acyltransferase — encoded protein: MLFPTYEFLVFFIIVFTIGSFIKKQVTAYKYYLICVSLIFYSFWGLQFLQSLFIDIVINYLIIESIERTPYKKQFLFIGIATNLLYLCFFKYYNFFTDSLYAALNNFHIQASFQTLQILTPIGISFYTFRIISHLVDCYRNQLKCPSLLDYTVYITYFPQVISGPISRAEKFYIQLNSQEKYNYQIESVMILIVSGLFKKYTLSSFLFNFTQLPFQLPEQYSSFDLILATLAYSCLIYVDFSGYSDLANAISALLGFQPIQNFNMPYRAQSLQEFWRRWHISLSEWLRDYLYIPLGGGRKSNFQKYLNLLLTMIIAGFWHGAGLNFIIWGTLHGIGLILKHICDDIIKSLKAPVKSSHPQHQAFYITIFNWLCTFIFINICWIFFNTSSWETAINFLQQVFDLNSNNQLSQFNSWQLYIVFAMVFIMNFAGDKISHFCEKTLAHKHLILQTIFASTTLYVVFRLGPNTVPPFIYFNF
- a CDS encoding DUF459 domain-containing protein: MQDFKFLMLSGLVGASLISLNFPVFLKSLSSSHLANAEIKQAAQQVKLEGFGKAEQEFWNRIKEFGNEPEEIAESPKLEVKPPQPSPEIFATPFLAAKSKTRLQPTSNHVQSLFLPRSSELQPIVNTLKLTNQVPYKRFLLTGDSIMYSLSVAFENSVRKTDYDFDKIIIAFKISTGLNRIDFYDWYSHTRELIKQNNPDVMVVVFGGNDDQSILDINKKFRAELTPDWEKAYEERVERYARLLDSYSVRKVYWMGHPISNVARYNKFFPIFNRIYKKVAQAHPKIEFIDTWNAFAVNGNFSPVVADNTGKRGRVRINDGVHPTEHGAKILIDILKQKMIADRVLQPKIKSVKKENIN
- a CDS encoding alpha/beta hydrolase produces the protein MRKVLGNLLSIKKWKFLIIYLISIFLITQVFSSIATAVNPRINYTIERNITYHTVNNNQLKLNFYQNKKSGMRPILIVIHGGGWIKGSKDDGDEPFFAPYFDWGFSVVNIDYRLASTALAPAAVEDSICALRWVIRNAVKYKFDTKKIVLTGFSAGGHLALTAGTIPNVTKFDRLCPGNEPLKVATIINWSGITDVNDLLIGSHQKYFALQWFGNQITSQKLELAKSISPINFVRHGLPPILTIHGEKDTFVPYSQATRFHQVLDNAGVINQLYTVRGAEHGGYSKVQKREIYTAIKIFLKRQ